Proteins co-encoded in one Campylobacter ornithocola genomic window:
- a CDS encoding proline dehydrogenase family protein, producing the protein MIQKALQLAEELQRKIESNISQSEKEFHAKMQKLLNNPKNKVMLIELLDRSFRCKDKGASFELIEHTLNKYGIADFFSAFEKFLLFSFLNFGKFAPTLSVPFFIKHLREDTKAMVLDANPSVLEPHMRKRKDEDKITLNVNLIGEEVLGEAESAYRMKKYEEALKTSYITYISIKITTIFSQINIIDFEYSKDEVVKRLDKLYALALEEEKKQGVSKFINLDMEEFRDLELTVEAFMESVAKYDIKAGIVLQAYLPDSYEYLKKLFAFSKERVLKGMKPIKIRFVKGANMESEETIASQRGWALPTFYKKIDTDSNYKKMLDFVLEGDNHKYINIGIASHNLFEIAYAYTRISQAGALSSFTFEMLEGMSLQCSYELSKMHDLILYAPVCDEAHFNNAIAYLVRRLDENTSEDNFMRYFFNLKINDKNWQMQKELFVKSLEGVASLDNSTHRIQDRNNEVKTISSYESKEFKNEPDTDFILKANREWAKGIRAKYENLENYDVYPVIKDEIKNENLQVVEVKDKIKNRTIGKAYLAGETEIKYALDVAKNSNFSELSHDEIYKILAKTAQLVRERRGDLIGIAALEVGKTFLEIDPEVSEAIDFLEFYPYSLEKLKEQNPNTTFKAKGIGVVIAPWNFPVGISVGTIAAPLAAGNKVIYKPSSLSMLTGYMLCKCFWDAGIPKDALIFLPAKGSDISKYLLVDQSVKFSVLTGGEETAYAMLKANPTLLLSAETGGKNATIVSKFADRDSAIKNIIHSAFSNSGQKCSATSLLVLEEEVYNDEEFKKTLVDAANSMAVGNPFVFKNKLGALADKPDVKLQKALDELAPYESWALKPRFIDDNPYLLTPGIKYGTKKGDFTHMNELFAPILTVMKAKDLKEAIDIVNSTGYGLTAGFESLDEREWEYFHTHIEAGNIYINKPTTGAIVLRQPFGGIKKSAIGFGRKVGIYNYITQFMDIEQSQADQNVLDNEMISNLNALSLDLNEKDKADFEVIKAMAKSYAYHAKHEFASAKDYVNIRGEDNLFSYTKVKNIAYRVHKDDSLKDILGVILAASVLNIDLILSYDEHEKMDLVQKINQKISSKTLFLKESKENFISKIADYERIRYFAPLDVNDEIFIKAASCAKIIANVKPLINGRFELLLYHNEKALSISFHRYGNLGIRALK; encoded by the coding sequence ATGATACAAAAAGCTTTGCAATTAGCTGAAGAATTACAAAGAAAGATAGAAAGTAATATCTCTCAAAGCGAAAAAGAATTTCATGCCAAAATGCAAAAACTTTTAAACAATCCTAAAAATAAAGTGATGTTGATTGAGCTTTTAGACCGATCTTTTAGATGTAAAGATAAAGGTGCGAGTTTTGAACTTATAGAGCATACTTTAAACAAATATGGTATAGCAGACTTTTTTAGTGCTTTTGAAAAATTCTTGCTTTTTTCATTTTTAAATTTTGGAAAATTTGCACCAACTCTTAGTGTGCCATTTTTCATTAAGCATTTAAGAGAAGATACTAAAGCTATGGTTTTAGATGCAAATCCTAGTGTATTAGAGCCTCATATGCGTAAAAGAAAAGATGAGGATAAAATCACCTTAAATGTAAATTTAATTGGTGAAGAGGTCTTAGGTGAAGCTGAGAGTGCTTATAGGATGAAAAAATATGAAGAAGCGTTAAAAACTAGCTATATTACTTATATTTCTATTAAAATTACTACCATTTTTTCCCAAATCAATATTATTGATTTTGAATACTCTAAAGATGAAGTAGTAAAAAGATTAGATAAATTATATGCTCTTGCATTAGAGGAGGAAAAAAAGCAAGGTGTATCTAAATTTATCAATCTTGATATGGAAGAATTTAGAGATTTAGAATTAACTGTTGAGGCCTTTATGGAGAGTGTTGCAAAATACGATATTAAAGCAGGTATTGTTTTACAAGCTTATTTGCCTGATTCTTATGAGTATTTGAAAAAACTTTTTGCTTTTTCAAAGGAAAGAGTTTTAAAAGGTATGAAACCTATAAAAATTCGCTTTGTTAAAGGGGCGAATATGGAAAGTGAAGAAACTATAGCTTCACAAAGAGGTTGGGCACTACCTACTTTTTATAAAAAAATTGACACTGATAGTAACTATAAAAAAATGCTTGATTTTGTATTAGAAGGAGATAATCATAAGTATATTAATATAGGTATAGCAAGTCATAATTTATTTGAAATAGCTTATGCTTATACTAGAATTTCACAAGCAGGAGCTTTATCATCTTTTACTTTTGAAATGCTTGAAGGTATGAGTTTGCAATGCTCTTATGAACTTTCTAAAATGCATGATCTTATACTTTATGCACCAGTGTGTGATGAAGCACATTTTAATAATGCTATTGCATATTTAGTAAGAAGACTTGACGAAAATACTAGTGAAGATAATTTCATGAGATATTTTTTCAATCTTAAAATCAATGATAAAAATTGGCAAATGCAAAAAGAATTATTTGTAAAATCCTTAGAAGGTGTTGCTAGTTTGGATAATTCTACCCATAGAATTCAAGATAGAAATAATGAAGTAAAGACTATAAGTTCTTATGAGAGTAAAGAATTTAAAAACGAACCTGATACAGATTTTATCTTAAAAGCAAATAGAGAGTGGGCTAAGGGTATAAGAGCTAAGTATGAAAATTTAGAAAATTATGATGTGTATCCAGTTATAAAAGATGAAATTAAAAATGAAAATTTACAAGTAGTAGAAGTTAAAGATAAAATCAAAAATCGTACTATAGGTAAAGCATACTTGGCAGGTGAAACAGAGATTAAATATGCTTTAGATGTGGCTAAAAATTCAAATTTTAGCGAGTTAAGCCATGATGAAATTTATAAAATTTTAGCAAAAACTGCCCAACTTGTTAGAGAACGTAGAGGGGATTTAATAGGTATAGCAGCCTTAGAAGTAGGAAAAACTTTCTTGGAAATTGATCCTGAGGTTAGTGAGGCTATAGACTTTTTAGAATTTTACCCATATTCTTTAGAAAAATTAAAAGAGCAAAATCCAAATACAACTTTTAAAGCAAAGGGTATAGGTGTGGTAATTGCACCATGGAATTTCCCAGTAGGTATTTCAGTGGGAACCATAGCAGCACCTTTAGCTGCAGGTAATAAAGTGATATATAAACCTTCATCTTTATCGATGTTAACAGGTTATATGCTTTGTAAATGTTTTTGGGATGCAGGAATTCCAAAAGATGCTTTGATTTTCTTACCTGCTAAAGGTAGCGATATATCAAAATACTTGCTTGTTGATCAAAGTGTGAAATTTTCAGTATTAACTGGTGGAGAAGAAACTGCTTATGCAATGCTTAAAGCTAATCCAACCTTGCTTTTAAGTGCTGAGACAGGTGGTAAAAACGCAACTATTGTTTCTAAATTTGCTGATCGTGATAGTGCGATTAAAAATATCATTCATTCAGCATTTTCAAATTCGGGTCAAAAATGTTCAGCTACTTCTTTGCTTGTTTTAGAAGAAGAAGTTTATAATGATGAGGAATTTAAAAAGACTTTGGTAGATGCTGCAAATTCTATGGCTGTTGGAAATCCTTTTGTATTTAAAAATAAACTTGGTGCTTTAGCGGATAAACCAGATGTAAAATTACAAAAAGCTTTAGATGAGTTAGCTCCTTATGAAAGTTGGGCTTTAAAACCTAGATTTATAGATGACAACCCTTATCTTTTAACTCCAGGGATTAAATATGGCACTAAAAAGGGTGATTTTACACATATGAACGAACTTTTTGCACCAATTTTAACTGTAATGAAAGCAAAAGATTTAAAAGAAGCTATTGATATAGTAAATTCTACTGGCTATGGTTTGACAGCTGGATTTGAAAGCTTAGATGAGAGAGAATGGGAGTATTTTCACACTCACATAGAAGCAGGAAATATATACATTAATAAACCAACAACAGGTGCTATAGTTCTTAGACAACCTTTTGGTGGTATAAAAAAATCAGCAATTGGTTTTGGTAGAAAGGTAGGAATTTATAATTATATCACCCAATTTATGGATATAGAACAAAGTCAAGCTGATCAAAATGTTTTAGATAATGAAATGATTTCAAATTTAAATGCTTTGAGTCTTGATTTAAATGAAAAAGATAAAGCAGATTTTGAAGTTATTAAAGCTATGGCGAAAAGTTATGCTTATCATGCAAAGCATGAATTTGCGAGTGCGAAAGATTATGTTAATATTAGAGGTGAGGATAATCTTTTCTCTTATACAAAGGTAAAAAATATTGCTTATAGAGTACATAAAGATGATAGCTTAAAAGATATTTTAGGGGTTATTTTAGCAGCTAGTGTGCTAAATATTGATCTTATTTTGAGCTATGATGAGCATGAGAAAATGGATCTTGTGCAAAAGATTAATCAAAAAATTAGCTCAAAAACTTTATTTCTCAAAGAAAGTAAGGAAAATTTCATTAGCAAAATAGCTGATTATGAAAGAATTCGTTATTTTGCTCCATTAGATGTTAATGATGAAATTTTTATAAAAGCAGCAAGTTGTGCAAAAATCATTGCCAATGTTAAGCCTTTAATAAATGGTCGTTTTGAGCTGCTTTTATATCATAATGAAAAAGCTTTAAGTATATCTTTCCATCGTTATGGAAATTTAGGCATTCGTGCTTTAAAATGA